The sequence TTGACTAAATCTCTACTGTTTCTCCTTTTAAACTGTTGAATCCTTCCCGCAACACCTACATATAAACACCACGACAATAAGCTAAAAAAAGAGAGACCATGAGAACATAATAATATATGGTCAAATACTATTAATACGCACGATCCATAACCCATTCTCTTTGTTCTAGtgcataaaatattttgaaaacatgataaaCTACAGAAAATATCAGCAAGCATATTCATGGATAGTTTGTAGCCATTTGTGTACATGATCATATAGCTTTCATTTGGATATAGAGTTTGATTAGTATGTATTTACTAAAAACGTCAAATTTCCATTCCTGCTTTAAGAAATACATCAAGAAATATCCATTCATATTCAACAAGAAAAGTTAAAAGTACCTTTTGTATCTCTTCTTGGAACCACAAGGACAGAATGCATTCCTGCTAATTTGCCCACTCTTAGCCAAGTTCGATCGTGCAACATCCAGTGGGGATGAACCCATCATcttttgaatctatatatcagAAGAACCCAATATAAGCAAGTGAACATCATAAAATCACAGAAAAGGGAAGCACCAAATCCCGCATAGACCAGAGAGGACAACCATAAACACTTATAGTGATGCACAAGCACCCAATGACTGGCATCTACAATGAAGATTTCTGTTTTTAGTATGCACATAGCATATTGCATCTCTCCACAACGCAACCAAAAATCTCACCCAGAAAGTAAAAGAATCAAACAACTAGAAGTCCAAAAAGGTATATAGAtttaataataagtaaaaaaccAAAAATGTAATACCCCCCTTCAGTCTCATTTAACGTGAAGACACTTAACTGGTTATGGCGTTGAGAACAGAAGATATCTTTTGATACATAAGTTAATTATATGTGAAGTACCATCACTGCCCTTGCTACCAACAATTAAATTACAGACATTAAGTTCGATGTTTCCTTTCGGCTTTCTCTCTCACAATAAAAATAGCATATTTTATATCTAGTGAAGCCCCCAAAAATTATGTCATTAAAAGTAAAATGACTTTTAAGATTAATTAGTTGTCAAGCATATATAATGCAGCAATCTTTTCGGAACATCCTAAAAGAGAAAGTTTCTAGGAGGGAGctaaagaaaagagtgaaaagatACCACAAAACAGTAATCTCAAATGCAATATACAGTACCTCAGCCAGGCTCTTTGGCATCGGCTTCCCTTCTTCCTTCAGCTTCTCAATTTTCTTTTGTGCTTCTTTTGCCCAAGTAAACTTTGCTAATGTATTTTCAACATCGGATATTGTGCACTTGCAATGTTTTGCTGCCTCTTGCTTTTGAATTGTTTGAAGAttctattaaagaaaagaaatagaaatcaatGACAAGAAGGGCTTCAATAGGTTCTCCCCTACACATGAATGCCAACTTACTAAGGTAGTCTTTCACAATATTTTACTAGTATATTTTATTTGTCCAGAAAAGAATCTCTTTTGTTTCTTTTGGGTTAAGTTATGTGAAATTTCATTTAACTGCACCAAGAAAGTGGACAATATTTTACATAAAAAGGACTTTGAATTTCCTTTCACACTGTAGCGAATCTATATATTCCTTCACAGTAACACAAAAAACTTAACTCATGTAACACTAAAATGTTCAGActtttagaaaatttaaattataatcaaaATGTAGCTGACAATCTCTTCAGACATTTATTGTCCCCCACACCCACCCCCACCTTTTTCCCCAAGACTGTTCCAAGAAATACATATGGGTTCTTTCTGTCATGTGTCTCTATCTCCTTCAACTTACTGCCGTTGCCAGCTTTCAGCTGCTGTCCTAACTGATCAATCATGGCAAGACCCATTATGCTTCAAATATGTTTAGGAACATACACGTGACTTCCCAAGCATAAACACAGTGCAACAATAAGTGACCAGGGTCTCCGGTTCTCAAGCACAAAAAACAACTCCTACAATAACTACGCCTCAATCCCAAACAAGTTGGAATCGACTAATATATGAATCTTCACTGACCATGTTACTCCATTTAAACTCTTCTCATGTTGATTTTATGCAAATACAAATAAACTCCTCTTTACTATAGGTTCTTAAGTAACACAAGCTTCATGAATTTCACTCAAACCATGTTGCTCTAGTGGGGGGAAGGGATTTTTAGTTTTGACCTCCATACCCTTTCCCATGGCCAAAAACTGCTCTAACCTTTGTTCTGCGTAAGCTGTTTTAACATGATTTGTCAGAAACACTGCTCCAACATTGTCCATTTCCTCTATTCACATAAGCTTTTGTAATATAATTTAAGCCTGTCATATAATCTAATAGGAACTATCATCTCCACTTCACAGGATTAGGTCTATTGCCTAGCACCTTCAATTCTCAATTCTACAGTTGAGCAGCTGTATCTACTTCCTGGTCAGATGTTCCTCCTTCCAACTGCACTTTACGATACTCTATTATGTGCCTAGGGGAAACAAAACTTTAAAACAGAAAACAACCTCAAAGGCTACCCCGAAAATCCATTATTCAAcagtttaatttcaagtcaatgcTCCTAGTGAATGACTTCATAGGCATGTTTCCTGCTGTAACAAATCCAACTGCTTAATGAATCCATAACTGATATAAGCATTCTATTTAGTTAGAATCCAGAGGGAATACTGTTACCATCACAAAAATGAAACCAGAGGGAACAGTTCGGGCAGAGGAACTACATTATAGCATTTGTTACTAATACTTATTAGCTAAACAACTTGGCATTTAATTAGGATACTACGGGAGTGCCCATATTAAAATGGAAAGAGATGAAGTGATACATCTCCATTAGTTTCAGAACCACTGCACTTTACAAATACTGATTATTGATATATACTCATTGTCCAGGTTGTTAAATCCCGATAATAAACTGAACTTGAATAAAATTTACAAGATTCACGGTATTAACAAAAGGGTATCCAGAAAAGGAAATGTGGCTAAACCTCTCCAGTGGGATCCAATGCACCAAGATATTGGAGAATAGCCTGCTGCTTCTCAAAAGCATCAGCAAATGTAGCTTCACTACTTCGCCCTACTATGTACTGCTTCAGAGTCCCCAACTTCTTCGCTTTGCCCAATTCATCCGCAAATCCTAAATTCAAATATGTACAAGACAAACTCGAGTGAGTATACAATAGATTCAAATCCCGGGGCAGAGCTAGAGTATAGCTCACAGGTCCAACCCATCATATCATCAGTCCAAACTCTGTATTTGTCTTAAGAAGTCCATTGATATGtacaaattaataatttattcatttagaACCGGGTAACTTAAAAAACTCGAATCTCAAACCCATAAGCTTTAATCTACATTTACTACAAACTAGTACTAAAAGTAGATATACAACTTTATTCCCATTCCATATAATTTGCGACTTAATTCCTAATTTACGCTTATCACTACCTATAGTCATTGCTCATTGCATTTCCCAACTAAGGTGCTCGAACTCCctaaaaatgttgccgcacccgtgtcgaaTCCTCCGAAATGTACTACTTTCGAAGGATCCGAAGCGCACCGCATGACCTTTTTGAAGAGTATGAGCAACTTAGTTTTCCAAAGCATTGaatatattactccctccatgtccatcccattttatgtatCGTGTTTCCTTTTTGGTCCGTCCCAAATGTTTCCTTATTTGATAACACTATTTAATGGCCTCATAcccattttattaataaaaaaagacaagtaaaaagcAAACATCAAAGTGACTTTAACGGCgacaattttgtaaactttacaagTCATCATTTACTTCTTAAAACTCCGTGAGATAAAATGAGACGAAGGGAGTATTATACTAAAAGATTAACATcgtaaaattatcattttatttgcTCGTCAAGCGATGTGCCAAGTCAATACCGGACAAGTAAAAATGGAAACTTACGAAGGAGAGTGAATGAGTCGGAGGTAGGTACGTCGGGGGATGTCTTTTGGCCAGTGAAAGCACCTTTAATTTTGTCCATCCATGAGGCATGGAATTGTGTTGTGGAAGATATCCATCGCCGTGAGGTTGATGTTGCTGAGTTTAAGTAGTAGTAAAACAATAAGGTACGAGGACGAATCATATAGGTTGTATTGCTGTATGTATCTTTGCTTTGCTCTGAGTTTTGGATCTGACGACTGAGGGAGGGGTTTAGTTTGGGGTTTTTCAATACGATACGACGTCGCTGCTAggtaaattttgagaaaatcagAAAATTCTTCCCCCCCAAAAAGTATAAGGAGGTGCATCAATGAATACCCATTTTAATGTCGTCATTCGATTAAtattagttttataaa comes from Capsicum annuum cultivar UCD-10X-F1 chromosome 2, UCD10Xv1.1, whole genome shotgun sequence and encodes:
- the LOC107858201 gene encoding protein translocase subunit SecA codes for the protein MIRPRTLLFYYYLNSATSTSRRWISSTTQFHASWMDKIKGAFTGQKTSPDVPTSDSFTLLRFADELGKAKKLGTLKQYIVGRSSEATFADAFEKQQAILQYLGALDPTGENLQTIQKQEAAKHCKCTISDVENTLAKFTWAKEAQKKIEKLKEEGKPMPKSLAEIQKMMGSSPLDVARSNLAKSGQISRNAFCPCGSKKRYKRCCGKDSTV